The Astyanax mexicanus isolate ESR-SI-001 chromosome 7, AstMex3_surface, whole genome shotgun sequence genome has a window encoding:
- the dmac2l gene encoding ATP synthase subunit s, mitochondrial produces the protein MRLLTHTARCVLHTHPPPPGSSRGFWGWLNAVFNKVDYERIKTVGPDRAAAEWLLRCGAKVRFCGFDRWQHDYNGLPTGPLGRYKIQAIDATESCIMYRGFDYLNGLQHVEEMKLVKCIYIEDACLERLSQTESLQASMREMSVVSCGNVTDKGIIALHHLRNLEYLFLSDLPAIKEKEKTTDRLQTALPKLTIDLDLA, from the exons ATGAGACTCCTGACTCACACAGCGCgctgtgttttacacacacaccctcctccaCCAGGGAGCAGCAGAGGATTCTGGGGCTGGCTCAACGCTGTGTTTAATAA AGTTGATTATGAGCGGATTAAGACGGTTGGGCCGGACCGTGCGGCTGCTGAATGGCTCCTGAGGTGTGGGGCTAAAGTTCGTTTCTGTGGTTTCGACCGCTGGCAGCATGACTATAATGGGCTCCCGACTGGACCGCTGGGTCGCTATAAGATACAGGCTATTGATGCTACAGAGTCCTGCATCATGTACCGGGGCTTTGATTATCTGA atggtcTGCAGCATGTTGAGGAGATGAAGCTAGTTAAGTGTATATACATAGAGGACGCGTGTCTGGAGCGTTTGAGTCAGACGGAGAGCCTGCAGGCCAGCATGAGGGAGATGTCGGTTGTTTCCTGTGGTAACGTTACAGACAAAGGCATCATCGCTCTTCATCACCTGAG gAATCTGGAGTATTTGTTCCTCAGTGATCTGCCAGCgataaaggagaaagagaaaacgacagacagactgcagacaGCACTTCCCAAACTCACCATAGACTTGGATTTGGCTTAG
- the cdkl1 gene encoding cyclin-dependent kinase-like 1: protein MEKYEKIGKIGEGSYGVVFKCRNKDTGQIVAIKKFVESEDDPVIKKIALREIRMLKQLKHCNLVNLIEVFRRKRKLHLVFEYCDHTVLNELDRYPRGVPEYLVKSITWQTLQAVNFCHKQNCIHRDVKPENILITKHQVIKLCDFGFARILTGPCDYYTDYVATRWYRAPELLVGDTQYGPPVDVWAIGCVFAELLSGAPLWPGKSDVDQLYLIRKTLGDLIPRHQQVFSNNQFFSGVCVPEPQEMEPLEQKYPNISYQALSLMKGCLCMDPAERLSCEQLLEHPYFDSQREETESATRELERAKRRAQRQPRKHLPPGYLPQLTGSSIFPVVDNRKYYNNLRKFNYHFPNI, encoded by the exons ATGGAGAAGTACGAGAAGATCGGAAAGATAGGAGAGGGATCGTACGGGGTCGTGTTCAAGTGCAGAAACAAAGACACGGGTCAGATCGTGGCCATCAAGAAGTTCGTGGAGTCTGAGGATGACCCTGTCATCAAGAAGATCGCGCTCAGAGAGATCCGCATGCTAAAG CAACTGAAGCACTGTAACCTGGTGAACTTGATCGAGGTTTTCCGCAGGAAGAGGAAGCTGCACCTGGTGTTTGAATACTGCGACCACACCGTCCTAAACGAGCTGGATCGATACCCCAGAGG AGTTCCAGAATACCTTGTCAAAAGCATCACGTGGCAAACTCTGCAAGCTGTGAACTTCTGCCATAAACAAAAT tgtatccacagagatgtgaagcCAGAGAATATACTCATCACTAAACACCAAGTCATCAAACTCTGTGACTTTGGCTTCGCTAGAATCCTCA CGGGGCCATGTGACTATTACACAGACTATGTGGCTACTAGGTGGTACCGGGCTCCAGAGCTGCTGGTGGGGGACACTCAGTATGGGCCTCCGGTGGATGTGTGGGCAATAGGCTGTGTGTTTGCGGAGCTCCTCTCTGGTGCCCCCCTATGGCCTGGCAAATCAGATGTAGACCAACTTTATCTCATCAGGAAAACCTTGG GTGATTTGATCCCCAGGCATCAGCAGGTCTTCAGTAATAACCAGTTCTTCAGTGGAGTGTGTGTTCCTGAGCCTCAGGAAATG GAGCCTCTAGAGCAGAAGTATCCAAACATATCCTACCAGGCGCTGAGTCTGATGAAG GGTTGTCTGTGTATGGACCCGGCTGAGAGGTTAAGCTGTGAGCAGTTGTTGGAGCACCCGTATTTCGACAGTCAGAGGGAGGAGACGGAGAGTGCCACGCGGGAGCTGGAGCGAGCGAAGAGGCGAGCACAACGCCAACCCCGTAAACACCTTCCCCCAGGG TACTTACCTCAGCTGACTGGCAGTAGTATCTTTCCAGTTGTGGACAACAGGAAATACTACAACAACCTGCGCAAATTCAACTACCATTTTCCCAACATCTAA